A region from the Medicago truncatula cultivar Jemalong A17 chromosome 6, MtrunA17r5.0-ANR, whole genome shotgun sequence genome encodes:
- the LOC120575844 gene encoding 2-methylene-furan-3-one reductase, with protein sequence MATEVSRNDPTNITIPTHTKAWFYSEHGKASDILKLHPNWSIPQLKDDQVLIKVVAASLNPVDYKRMHALFKETDPHLPIVPGFDVAGIVIKVGSEVVKFKVGDEIYGDINEEGLSNLKILGTLSEYTIAEERLLAHKPKNLSFIEAASIPLAMETAYEGLERAQLSAGKSILVLGGAGGVGSFAIQLAKHVYGASKIAATSSTGKIEFLRKLGVDLPIDYTKENFEDLPEKFDVVYDGVGEVDRAMKAIKEGGKVVTIVPPGFPPAIFFVLTSKGSILEKLRPYFESGQLKPILDSKTPVPFSEVIEAYSYLETSRATGKVVIYPIP encoded by the exons ATGGCCACAGAAGTTTCAAGAAATGATCCTACTAATATTACTATTCCAACTCATACAAAAGCTTGGTTCTACTCTGAACATGGAAAGGCTTCAGATATTCTAAAGTTACATCCAAATTGGTCCATACCTCAACTCAAAGATGATCAAGTCCTCATCAAGGTTGTTGCTGCTTCCCTTAATCCTGTGGATTACAAGAGGATGCATGCCTTGTTCAAGGAGACTGATCCTCATCTACCT ATTGTACCAGGCTTTGATGTTGCTGGCATAGTAATCAAAGTGGGAAGTGAAGTGGTGAAATTTAAGGTTGGTGATGAAATATATGGTGACATCAATGAGGAAGGACTTTCAAACCTAAAGATTCTTGGCACTTTGTCTGAGTATACAATAGCTGAAGAGAGATTATTGGCTCATAAGCCAAAAAATCTAAGTTTCATTGAAGCTGCTAGCATTCCTTTAGCTATGGAGACAGCTTATGAAGGACTTGAGAGAGCTCAGCTTTCTGCTGGCAAATCTATCCTTGTCTTGGGAGGTGCTGGTGGAGTTGGAAGCTTTGCTATTCAG CTTGCCAAACATGTTTATGGTGCATCTAAAATAGCAGCAACTTCTAGCACTGGAAAAATCGAGTTTTTGAGGAAGTTGGGAGTTGACTTGCCAATTGATTATACAAAGGAGAACTTTGAAGATCTCCCAGAAAAGTTTGATGTAGTGTATGATGGAGTAg GGGAAGTTGATAGGGCTATGAAGGCAATTAAGGAAGGTGGCAAAGTAGTGACAATAGTACCTCCTGGATTTCCACCAGCTATTTTCTTTGTGCTCACTTCTAAAGGATCTATCTTAGAGAAGTTGAGACCTTACTTTGAAAGTGGTCAACTGAAGCCAATTCTTGACTCCAAGACTCCTGTGCCATTTTCTGAGGTCATTGAAGCTTATTCCTACTTAGAAACCTCAAGAGCTACTGGAAAAGTAGTCATTTATCCCATTCCTTGA